A stretch of the Bdellovibrio sp. 22V genome encodes the following:
- a CDS encoding HAMP domain-containing sensor histidine kinase has translation MHDLEFTSEDAYKKRLTYFKVIYFIGIAVCLVYVIKYNFEYKVYDYNPVIIPGWLAFAILPPLVLRLSKSYLYAAATLGAVAIFMLTYLLWTSGGGDAPGVFWLAAIPLVLGILIGLKGAVTGYVIVGAIILFFWYLKANSLGPNVIGEYGNYGREKLFNLVTFLIFSCFTTHQYIMGEERFMKRLMEKNLDIENLLRVLIHDIANTLSSMTYNLVKAKEDRENVSSLEFEKIEKAVDDINNLLAQVRHLKAVKDGKAALPLKPISLTLVLHEVYESTLGLAQQKGIKLSLDISRDRMLINGEKTILSNVVLVNLVNNAIKFSHPGDRIDLRAYTIDSEVVIEIQDYGIGIPTAILGQIFNINAQTTRVGTQGEKGTGYGMPLVREYLQMMNGTIEITSHETATSGKPRGTRVVLKLPMAQPLA, from the coding sequence ATGCACGACTTAGAATTTACATCAGAGGATGCCTACAAAAAAAGACTGACTTATTTCAAAGTCATCTACTTCATTGGTATCGCCGTCTGCCTCGTCTATGTCATCAAGTACAATTTCGAATACAAAGTTTACGACTACAATCCTGTGATCATCCCGGGCTGGTTAGCATTCGCCATACTCCCGCCCCTGGTTTTACGTTTATCAAAAAGCTATCTTTATGCCGCCGCCACTTTGGGGGCTGTTGCGATCTTTATGCTCACCTACCTTCTTTGGACGTCTGGAGGCGGCGACGCCCCCGGTGTCTTCTGGCTCGCCGCCATTCCGTTGGTGCTGGGTATTTTAATAGGCCTGAAGGGAGCTGTTACCGGTTACGTCATCGTTGGCGCTATCATTCTTTTCTTTTGGTACTTGAAAGCCAACAGCCTGGGGCCGAATGTTATCGGCGAATATGGCAATTATGGCCGGGAGAAACTTTTTAATCTTGTGACCTTTCTGATCTTCTCTTGTTTTACGACGCATCAATATATCATGGGCGAAGAACGCTTCATGAAACGCCTGATGGAGAAGAACCTCGATATCGAAAACCTCCTGCGTGTCTTGATTCACGATATCGCCAACACTTTGTCTTCGATGACCTACAATCTTGTGAAAGCCAAGGAAGACCGGGAAAACGTCAGCAGTCTTGAATTTGAAAAAATCGAGAAGGCCGTAGACGATATCAACAACCTGCTTGCCCAAGTGCGCCATTTAAAAGCCGTCAAAGACGGTAAAGCGGCTTTGCCGTTAAAACCGATTTCTCTAACTTTGGTTCTTCATGAGGTCTATGAAAGCACTCTGGGCCTGGCTCAGCAAAAAGGGATCAAACTATCTTTGGATATTTCCCGCGACCGAATGCTGATCAACGGCGAAAAAACGATCTTAAGCAACGTCGTCCTGGTCAATCTCGTGAACAATGCCATTAAATTCTCGCACCCTGGTGATCGCATTGACCTTCGCGCCTATACAATAGACAGCGAGGTCGTCATTGAGATTCAAGATTATGGCATCGGGATTCCTACAGCTATCCTGGGGCAGATTTTCAATATCAACGCACAAACCACACGTGTAGGCACACAAGGTGAAAAAGGCACAGGATACGGAATGCCTTTGGTCCGAGAGTACCTACAAATGATGAACGGAACGATTGAGATCACATCGCATGAAACTGCGACGTCCGGCAAACCTCGTGGAACACGGGTGGTGTTAAAATTGCCAATGGCGCAACCTTTGGCCTAA
- the map gene encoding type I methionyl aminopeptidase, giving the protein MGIKPLSLEEIKKMTVACRIAADTLTYLEKYIKVGMTTNEIDQLCYDFMASKGAKSACLGYHGYPKYTCTSVNEVVCHGVPDDKTILKDGDIINVDVTAWIDGFFGDTSRMYMIGNVSEEAKDLVETARMARDRGIEAIAPGGWTGDIGFETNKLVTRKGYSVVREIGGHGVGRTFHDEPFVPAFGKKGKGERLVPFHCITVEPMVNQGTDEVVEFAIPGSSIKYYHTADGLLSAQFEHTVLVTDTGYEILTLS; this is encoded by the coding sequence ATGGGAATTAAGCCTCTTTCACTTGAAGAAATTAAGAAAATGACCGTCGCGTGCCGTATCGCTGCTGACACTCTCACTTACCTTGAGAAGTACATCAAGGTGGGTATGACGACGAACGAGATTGATCAGCTTTGTTATGATTTTATGGCATCCAAAGGAGCGAAATCCGCTTGTTTGGGTTATCACGGTTACCCGAAATACACCTGCACTTCGGTGAATGAAGTTGTTTGTCACGGAGTTCCCGACGACAAAACAATTTTGAAAGATGGCGACATTATCAACGTCGACGTGACAGCTTGGATTGACGGCTTTTTCGGGGATACTTCGCGAATGTACATGATCGGGAACGTTTCTGAGGAAGCTAAAGACCTTGTCGAAACAGCGCGCATGGCTCGCGATCGCGGTATCGAAGCTATTGCTCCTGGCGGTTGGACAGGGGATATTGGTTTTGAGACCAATAAACTTGTGACTCGCAAAGGTTACTCTGTTGTGCGCGAAATCGGCGGGCACGGTGTCGGCCGCACTTTCCATGACGAGCCTTTTGTTCCCGCGTTCGGTAAAAAAGGCAAAGGCGAGCGCTTGGTTCCCTTCCACTGCATTACGGTCGAACCGATGGTCAACCAAGGCACCGACGAAGTCGTGGAATTCGCCATTCCCGGCTCCAGCATCAAGTACTACCATACTGCGGATGGTCTATTATCCGCACAGTTTGAACATACCGTGCTTGTAACAGATACTGGTTACGAAATTTTGACTTTATCGTAA
- a CDS encoding J domain-containing protein: MSFQASFKQILREKMGQNTASSLGNEASHLNSDPAHLAYLLGQIGRVELQTPRGHYPAPKVRPQRKPHSFSPSQRQAYEFMKSWIHDLSEGFTATELKKAFRQAALILHPDHGGNAQDFVNLKHQYEVLQSVVSI, translated from the coding sequence ATGAGTTTTCAAGCAAGCTTCAAACAAATTCTTCGAGAGAAAATGGGTCAAAACACCGCTTCTTCCCTCGGAAATGAAGCTTCTCACCTCAACTCCGACCCGGCCCATCTAGCTTATTTGCTTGGACAAATCGGTCGCGTGGAGTTGCAAACACCTCGTGGACATTATCCCGCCCCTAAAGTTCGTCCACAAAGAAAACCGCACAGTTTCTCCCCCAGCCAACGCCAGGCTTACGAGTTCATGAAGTCATGGATTCACGATCTGTCGGAAGGGTTCACGGCGACCGAGCTTAAGAAAGCGTTCCGCCAAGCTGCGCTGATTCTGCACCCCGACCACGGCGGAAACGCACAAGATTTCGTAAATCTCAAACATCAGTATGAAGTTCTTCAATCGGTTGTTTCAATCTAA
- a CDS encoding SWIB/MDM2 domain-containing protein: MAKAKKATTKKAAAKKAAPKKAAKKAAPKKAAAPKKAAKKAAPKAKSARKPNAAFMKALTPSAALAAVVGASPMPRTEVVKKLWAYIKKNNLQDTKNRRNINADAKLKEVFGGKTTVSMFDMTKLVSKHLK; the protein is encoded by the coding sequence ATGGCAAAAGCTAAGAAAGCTACTACGAAAAAAGCTGCAGCTAAGAAAGCTGCTCCAAAAAAAGCTGCTAAAAAAGCAGCTCCAAAGAAAGCCGCTGCTCCTAAAAAAGCTGCGAAAAAAGCTGCTCCAAAAGCAAAATCTGCTCGTAAACCAAACGCAGCATTCATGAAAGCGTTGACTCCATCTGCAGCTTTGGCAGCAGTTGTAGGCGCTTCTCCAATGCCACGTACTGAAGTTGTTAAAAAACTTTGGGCTTACATCAAGAAGAACAATCTTCAAGACACTAAGAACAGAAGAAACATCAACGCTGATGCAAAACTTAAAGAAGTTTTCGGCGGTAAAACGACTGTTTCTATGTTCGATATGACTAAGCTTGTTTCTAAGCACCTTAAGTAG